From Deltaproteobacteria bacterium:
GACGAACGCTCGGTTGAAGTAGGGGCTCCATTTGACCAGGAACAGGCCGATCACCGCGATAATCAAAAGGGTGCCGATTCCGATCAACAGCTGCCGACGCCGTGCGACGCCGACAGCCGAAGAAGAAGTGAACGTCGCTTCCATGCCTTCTCCTTAGCAAATCACAGCGAGAATTGAGAAGCGCTGCCAGACTTCCGAACACGCAGGCGAATCGATAGGAGTGGGATGGGCTTTCATGGTCGCAGGCGCTGACCTGCGCCAGTAGCCTCCGGTCGGATGACCACCCACTACATATGTGAAGTCCGACGCGTGATCAGTCTACCGAACCCGCATGAAGTGGAATAACATTATGCAGAATCTGCATAGGTGATCTGCCGTGGACGTCGAGCAGCTGCGCAGTTTCGTCGCGGTCATCCGACGC
This genomic window contains:
- a CDS encoding permease yields the protein MEATFTSSSAVGVARRRQLLIGIGTLLIIAVIGLFLVKWSPYFNRAFV